The following proteins are co-located in the Anomalospiza imberbis isolate Cuckoo-Finch-1a 21T00152 chromosome 1, ASM3175350v1, whole genome shotgun sequence genome:
- the MCM4 gene encoding DNA replication licensing factor MCM4, which produces MSSPASTPSRRRSKRGRGSNPPTPQDARSPPSQKRRTDDPTSTGDLQPMPTSPPADAQSPGAADALFSSPPQFRHSAIPLDFDISSPLTYGTPSSRVEGTPRSGARGTPVRQRPDLGSVRKARQVDLHSDGLAEDIVATEQSLGQKLVIWGTDVNVASCKEKFQRFLQRFIDPLDKEDEDIGLDLNEPRYMQRLQEINMVGEPFLNVNCDHLRSFDENLYRQLICYPQEVIPTFDMAANEIFFDRYPDSILEHQIQVRPYNALKTRNMRNLNPEDIDQLITISGMVIRSSQLIPEMQEAFFRCQVCSFTTRVEIDRGRIAEPSVCKNCNTTHSMALIHNRSMFSDKQMIKLQESPEDMPAGQTPHTVALFAHNDLVDKVQPGDRVNVTGIYRAVPIRVNPRVSSVKSVYKTHIDVIHYRKTDSKRLHGVDEETEQKRFTEERVELLKELSKKADIYERLAFALAPSIYEHEDIKKGILLQLFGGSRKDFTHTGRGNFRAEINILLCGDPGTSKSQLLQYVYNLVPRGQYTSGKGSSAVGLTAYVMKDPETRQLVLQTGALVLSDNGICCIDEFDKMNESTRSVLHEVMEQQTLSIAKAGIICQLNARTSILAAANPIESQWNPKKTTIENIQLPHTLLSRFDLIFLMLDPRDEAYDRRLARHLVSLYYQSEEKMEEEYMDMAVLRDYIAYARSYVNPRLGEEAGQALIEAYVDMRKIGSGRGMVSAYPRQLESLIRLAEAHAKVRLSEKVETIDVEEAKRLHREALKQSATDPKTGIVDISILTTGMSATARKRKEELAQALRKLIQSKGKAPSLKYQQLLDDLRAQSDIAVTKEMFEEALRALADEDFLTVTGKTVRLL; this is translated from the exons ATGTCGTCGCCAGCCTCCACTCCTAGCCGCCGACGGAGCAAGCGCGGCCGGGGCAGCAACCCCCCGACTC CACAAGATGCTCgctctcctccttcccagaaGCGTCGGACAGACGACCCCACCTCCACCGGGGACCTGCAGCCCATGCCCACGTCCCCGCCCGCCGACGCGCAGAGCCCCGGCGCCGCCGATGCGCTGTTCTCCAGCCCGCCGCAGTTCCGCCACTCCG CCATTCCTCTTGACTTTGACATCAGTTCACCGCTGACATACGGCACACCCAGCTCCAGGGTAGAGGGTACCCCACGAAGTGGTGCACGAGGAACTCCAGTCAGGCAGAGGCCGGATCTCGGGTCTGTCCGGAAAGCCAGACAAGTGGATTTACACTCGGATGGG CTGGCTGAGGATATAGTAGCAACTGAGCAATCTCTTGGACAAAAGCTTGTTATTTGGGGAACAGATGTTAATGTGGCCTCGTGCAAAGAAAAATtccag AGATTTCTCCAGCGCTTTATTGATCCACTGGATAAAGAGGATGAAGACATTGGCCTGGATCTTAATGAGCCACGCTATATGCAGCGACTTCAAGAG ATTAATATGGTTGGGGAACCATTCCTGAACGTAAATTGTGACCATCTAAGATCATTTGATGAAAATCTCTACAGGCAACTGATCTGCTATCCTCAG GAAGTTATCCCAACTTTCGACATGGCTGCCAATGAGATCTTTTTTGATCGTTACCCTGATTCAATACTAGAGCATCAAATTCAAGTAAGGCCATATAATGCACTGAAGACCAGGAATATGAGAAATCTAAACCCTGAAG ACATTGATCAACTCATCACCATCAGTGGCATGGTCATCAGAAGCTCCCAGTTAATTCCTGAGATGCAGGAAGCATTCTTCAGATGCCAGGTTTGCTCTTTCACCACCAGAGTGGAAATCGACCGTGGCAGGATTGCTGAACCATCAGTGTGCAAGAACTGTAACACAACGCACAGTATGGCGCTGATTCACAACAGATCCATGTTCTCTGACAAACAGATG ATCAAACTGCAGGAGTCTCCTGAAGATATGCCAGCTGGACAGACGCCGCATACGGTGGCACTCTTTGCTCACAATGACCTTGTTGATAAGGTTCAGCCAGGTGACAGAGTTAATGTCACAG GTATCTACAGGGCAGTCCCCATTCGAGTAAATCCCCGTGTCAGCAGTGTGAAATCCGTGTATAAGACCCACATTGATGTCATACACTACCGCAAGACAGACTCCAAACGCCTGCACGGTGTTGATGAGGAAACTGAGCAAAAGAGGTTTACAGAGGAACGTGTGGAATTGCTCAAAGAGCTTTCTAAAAAAGCAGACATATATGAGAGGCTTGCTTTTGCATTGGCTCCAAGTATCTATGAGCATGAAGATATCAAAAAG gGTATTCTGCTTCAGCTTTTTGGTGGATCAAGAAAGGATTTTACTCACACAGGAAGAGGGAACTTTCGTGCAGAGATCAAcattcttctctgtggtgatCCTGGTACTAGCaaatcccagctgctccagTATGTGTATAACCTGGTTCCTCGAGGCCAGTATACTTCTGGCAAAGGCTCAAGTGCAGTTGGTCTTACTGCATATGTGATGAAGGATCCAGAAACACGACAGCTGGTTCTCCAGACAGGAGCTCTAGTACTTAGTGACAATGGCATTTGCTGCATTGATGAGTTTGATAAAATGAACGAAAGCACAAGGTCAGTTCTACATGAAGTAATGGAACAACAGACACTCTCCATTGCAAAG GCTGGAATTATTTGCCAATTGAATGCTCGTACATCTATCCTAGCAGCAGCTAATCCTATAGAATCACAGTGGAATCCAAAAAAGACTACTattgaaaacattcagcttCCTCATACGCTACTGTCAAG ATTTGACTTGATCTTTTTGATGTTGGATCCACGGGATGAAGCTTATGACAGACGCCTTGCTCGCCATTTGGTTTCACTGTACTACCAAAGTGAAGAAAAGATGGAGGAGGAATACATGGATATGGCAGTACTGAGGGATTACATTGCATATGCTCGGAGTTATGTAAATCCCAGATTAGGTGAAGAAGCAGGCCAAGCCCTTATTGAG GCATACGTGGACATGAGGAAGATTGGCAGTGGCAGGGGAATGGTTTCCGCGTACCCCCGGCAGCTGGAGTCTCTGATCCGGCTGGCCGAGGCGCACGCCAAGGTGCGCCTCTCTGAGAAGGTGGAAACAATTGATGTGGAGGAAGCAAAACGCCTCCATCGGGAGGCACTGAAACAATCTGCTACTGATCCAAAGACCGGCATTGTGGACATATCCATTCTCACAACAG GAATGAGCGCAACAGCTCGTAAGCGGAAAGAGGAATTGGCTCAAGCCTTACGGAAGCTCATCCAATCAAAGGGTAAAGCACCATCTTTGAAGTACCAACAGCTTTTGGATGATCTCCGAGCACAGTCTGATATA GCTGTCACGAAGGAAATGTTTGAAGAAGCACTTCGTGCCTTGGCTGATGAGGACTTCCTGACTGTGACTGGAAAGACAGTGAGGCTGCTGTGA